The proteins below are encoded in one region of Pomacea canaliculata isolate SZHN2017 linkage group LG7, ASM307304v1, whole genome shotgun sequence:
- the LOC112567940 gene encoding N-alpha-acetyltransferase 50-like produces the protein MTRGRIELGDITQHNIKQLKKLNQVVFPVTYNDKFYKDVLEVGELAKLAYYNDIVIGAVCCRVDTSENQRRLYIMTLGCLAPYRRLGIGTVMLEHVLKICHDDGNFDNVFLHVQVNNEGAIRFYEKFGFEIVEEKKNYYKRIEPADAYVLQKSFRQPKAMQNGEAEKKS, from the exons ATGACTAG GGGACGTATTGAACTAGGGGACATCACCCAACACAACATTAAACAGCTAAAGAAACTGAACCAGGTTGTCTTTCCAGTGACATACAATGACAAATTCTACAAGGATGTTTTGGAAGTAGGGGAACTTGCCAAACTTG caTACTACAATGACATAGTGATTGGTGCGGTGTGCTGTCGAGTTGACACATCAGAGAATCAGAGACGGCTGTATATAATGACGTTGGGTTGCCTGGCACCATATAGACGACTTGGCATTG GTACTGTGATGTTGGAGCATGTGTTGAAGATTTGTCATGATGATGGAAACTTTGACAATGTCTTTTT ACACGTGCAAGTTAACAACGAGGGTGCCATCAGGTTCTATGAGAAATTTGGTTTTGAAAtagtggaagaaaagaaaaactattacAAACGGATTGAACCTGCCGATGCTTATGTGCTTCAGAAGTCTTTTCGCCAACCTAAAGCCATGCAGAATGGTGAAGCTGAGAAAAAGTCATGA